A DNA window from Lachancea thermotolerans CBS 6340 chromosome G complete sequence contains the following coding sequences:
- the SLT2 gene encoding mitogen-activated serine/threonine-protein kinase SLT2 (highly similar to uniprot|Q00772 Saccharomyces cerevisiae YHR030C SLT2 Suppressor of lyt2 serine/threonine MAP kinase) — protein MVESLERHTFKVFNQDFTVDKRFQLIKEIGHGAYGIVCSARFVEAAEETNVAIKKVTNVFAKTLLCKRSLRELKLLRHFRGHKNITCLYDMDIVFSPDNSFNGLYLYEELMECDIHQIIKSGQPLTDAHYQSFIYQILCALKYIHSADVLHRDLKPGNLLVNADCQLKVCDFGLARGYSENPVENNQFLTEYVATRWYRAPEIMLSYQGYTKAIDVWSCGCILAELLGGKPIFKGKDYVDQLNRILQVLGTPPEETLERIGSKNVQDYIHQLGYIPKVPFVTLYPRANAQALDLLERMLTFDPQKRITVEEALEHPYLSIWHDPADEPVCAEKFDFNFESVNEMEDLKQMILDEVRDFRRFVRQPLIEEEQNQQEQQNQQEQQQLHQQQLEQERQSQRFMANEPTITDPYADGDFKQHVLFSQPPSVSAELHDQFIGIHSDNLPGHDTDFPPRPQENLLMSPMGLEGAGDTNSLEPAGSLDDFLDLEKELEFGLDRKFP, from the coding sequence ATGGTGGAGAGCTTAGAAAGACACACTTTTAAAGTCTTCAATCAGGACTTCACCGTGGATAAGCGCtttcagctcatcaaagagATCGGACATGGTGCGTACGGAATCGTATGTTCCGCTAGATTCGTAGAGGCAGCGGAAGAGACAAACGTTGCTATCAAGAAAGTTACGAATGTCTTCGCCAAAACACTGCTGTGCAAAAGGTCCTTGCGAGAACTTAAACTACTGCGGCACTTTAGGGGTCACAAAAACATTACTTGTCTGTACGACATGGACATAGTGTTCTCACCAGACAATTCCTTCAATGGTCTGTACTTGTATGAGGAGCTGATGGAATGCGACATACATCAAATTATTAAATCTGGGCAGCCTCTGACGGACGCGCACTATCAAAGTTTTATTTACCAGATACTCTGCGCTCTGAAATACATACACTCCGCTGACGTCTTGCATCGTGACTTAAAACCAGGTAACCTTCTGGTGAACGCAGACTGCCAGTTGAAGGTTTGTGATTTTGGCTTAGCCAGAGGATATTCCGAGAATCCTGTCGAAAATAACCAATTTTTGACGGAATACGTGGCTACAAGGTGGTATAGAGCGCCCGAAATTATGCTGAGCTATCAAGGCTATACAAAGGCTATAGATGTTTGGTCATGCGGCTGCATTTTGGCTGAGCTATTAGGTGGGAAACCCATCTTCAAAGGAAAAGACTACGTTGATCAACTCAACCGGATACTTCAGGTTCTCGGCACCCCCCCTGAGGAGACGTTAGAGAGAATCGGCTCCAAAAATGTGCAAGATTACATCCATCAACTGGGTTACATCCCCAAGGTTCCGTTTGTGACGCTATATCCACGCGCCAACGCCCAAGCGTTGGACTTGCTTGAAAGGATGCTTACGTTTGATCCTCAAAAGCGGATCACAGTGGAGGAAGCTCTGGAGCATCCATACCTCAGCATATGGCATGACCCTGCCGACGAGCCAGTGTGTGCcgaaaagtttgatttcaattttgagtCCGTGAATGAGATGGAGGACTTGAAACAAATGATTCTTGACGAAGTTCGAGACTTCCGCCGATTCGTCAGACAACCGTTAatagaagaagagcaaaaCCAACAGGAGCAGCAAAACCAACAGGAGCAGCAACAATTacatcagcagcagctcgaaCAAGAGCGGCAAAGCCAGCGATTTATGGCGAACGAGCCCACTATAACAGATCCCTATGCAGATGGCGATTTTAAACAGCATGTGCTTTTCTCACAACCTCCCTCGGTTTCGGCAGAACTGCACGATCAATTCATTGGTATTCATTCCGATAATCTTCCCGGCCATGATACAGATTTTCCGCCGCGGCCACAGGAAAATCTCCTCATGTCACCTATGGGCTTAGAAGGTGCTGGAGACACTAACTCTTTGGAGCCAGCAGGATCTCTAGATGACTTTTTGGATTTAGAGAAAGAGCTAGAGTTTGGTCTAGATCGCAAATTCCCTTAG
- the YHI9 gene encoding Yhi9p (similar to uniprot|P38765 Saccharomyces cerevisiae YHR029C Hypothetical ORF) codes for MTITVPFKQVDVFTSKLFKGNPVAVVNFLDVEESSITQDTLQSIARWTNLSETTFLFKATDPKSDYKLRIFTPMCELPFAGHPTVGSCQAYLEFSGRDAVGNIYQQCGVGVVELTVEDKKISLKGPPPKVMEVPSAETSDYEGSLSAEFFQKPMLLDVGPKWIVGLMRDPQSCYELEPDFSKMKASTIKYGAIGLVVAGKYPGEDKYEMRAFAPGDGVLEDPVCGSGSLALAAYLQQLNNYESNYEFEIYQGRRLYRDGKVSAKIEHLGGEVEYFIGGEAITIVNGEISV; via the coding sequence ATGACTATTACAGTCCCATTTAAACAAGTTGACGTCTTTACATCAAAACTTTTTAAGGGGAATCCTGTTGCGGTGGTGAACTTCCTCGACGTTGAGGAAAGTAGCATTACGCAAGATACGTTACAAAGTATTGCTAGATGGACAAACCTGTCTGAGACAACATTTTTATTCAAGGCTACTGACCCTAAGAGTGACTATAAATTAAGAATATTTACACCCATGTGCGAGCTGCCATTCGCTGGGCACCCTACTGTCGGATCTTGCCAAGCATATTTAGAGTTTTCCGGTAGAGATGCCGTGGGCAATATATACCAACAATGCGGCGTGGGAGTTGTGGAACTAACCGTTGAGGACAAAAAAATATCTTTGAAGGGTCCACCACCCAAAGTGATGGAAGTACCCTCTGCGGAAACTAGCGATTACGAGGGCTCTTTGTCCGCAGAGTTCTTCCAGAAACCTATGTTACTAGATGTTGGTCCCAAGTGGATTGTAGGTCTAATGCGAGACCCGCAGTCGTGCTATGAATTGGAGCCCGATTTCTCGAAGATGAAGGCTTCTACCATTAAGTATGGAGCTATCGGTCTAGTTGTCGCGGGTAAGTACCCTGGCGAGGATAAGTATGAAATGAGGGCATTCGCGCCAGGAGATGGTGTACTGGAAGACCCCGTGTGCGGCAGCGGTTCTCTAGCGCTAGCCGCGTATTTACAACAACTGAACAACTACGAATCTAACTATGAGTTTGAGATTTATCAGGGCAGAAGATTGTATAGAGATGGGAAAGTCTCCGCTAAGATCGAGCACCTTGGGGGTGAGGTGGAGTACTTTATAGGCGGTGAGGCTATCACCATTGTAAATGGTGAGATATCCGTTTGA
- the DAP2 gene encoding dipeptidyl aminopeptidase (similar to uniprot|P18962 Saccharomyces cerevisiae YHR028C) yields the protein MFSEVSDLESSECASSIRKKRFNSRLPQLGLLTLLVWGSVVFLKTLNSTIHGEPGFRRLPTDCPQVTEDGLLKVSFENVRNFTFNPTLQTVQWIGGLNSPSEDMGLFLSVENGSYVIKSVYDQEYSRLLLKGKEFSYKNQNFTVDHLQASPNLNQMLIRSNTVKHWRHSTFGSYFLFDTETSSFNFIGDNIAKAEWSPNSVDIAYVKENDLYVYSSKKHATVSRVTDDGSAQVFNGKPDWVYEEEVLEGDSAMWWSPEGEYLAFFRINETEVQEFPIPYFSQHEDDLYPEVRLIKYPKSGSPNPSVKLMIYSLENDKTTAVAAGNESSLITEVLWVGSSKILCKATDRCSDILSVVLADARVEGKHEVSRIESSEDSWWEITHDTMHIPKDESRGREQDGYIDLVPHDGYNHLAYFSPTNRSKPSFLTRGSWEVVDGPAGFDQDTNDVYFVATKKSSTERHLYRVNLHKPYELTEITDTSKEGLFSVSFSSGMRFALLSYLGPDTPYQKILDLKSTSSDTHARGNVVGKTLYYLEENEVLRNRLHQYAVPEKTFRELNLGEDENGQDILVNSYEILPNDFDPTLRNHYPVFFYAYGGPNSQQVIKAFSVGFNQVVASQLDAIVVVVDGRGTGFKGKQFRSLVRDNLGDFEARDQIAAAKLYSEKSFVDSEKISLFGWSYGGYLTLKTLEKDAGQTFKYGMSVAPVTDWRLYDSVYTERYMHTPQDNMSGYNRSKVHNATALGRSRRFLLMHGSGDDNVHFQNSLRFLDLLDLANVENYDMHVFPDSDHSIRYHNANTIVYDKLLSWARQAFNGDFVTGFY from the coding sequence ATGTTCAGTGAAGTCTCAGACTTAGAGAGCTCCGAGTGCGCAAGCTCTATTAGAAAAAAGAGGTTTAACTCGCGTCTTCCTCAATTAGGACTCCTCACTCTCCTAGTGTGGGGCTCGGTAGTGTTTCTCAAAACCTTAAATTCCACCATTCATGGTGAGCCGGGCTTTCGAAGGCTGCCTACAGACTGTCCGCAAGTAACTGAGGATGGTCTTTTAAAAGTATCTTTTGAGAATGTCCGCAACTTCACGTTCAATCCCACACTTCAGACCGTACAGTGGATCGGCGGCCTCAACTCCCCAAGCGAGGACATGGGATTGTTCTTGAGTGTTGAAAACGGTTCCTACGTGATAAAGTCAGTGTATGACCAAGAGTATTCGCGCTTGCTACTCAAAGGTAAGGAATTTTCTTacaaaaatcaaaacttCACAGTTGATCACCTTCAAGCTTCACCGAACTTGAACCAGATGCTAATTAGGTCAAACACCGTGAAGCACTGGAGGCACTCTACATTTGGCTCCTACTTTTTGTTTGACACCGAAACGTCGAGTTTCAATTTCATTGGTGACAACATTGCGAAGGCCGAATGGTCTCCAAATTCTGTGGATATTGCCTACGTGAAAGAAAACGATTTGTACGTGTATTCATCGAAAAAGCACGCCACCGTTAGCAGAGTAACGGACGACGGCAGTGCCCAGGTATTTAATGGGAAGCCTGACTGGGTTTACGAGGAAGAGGTCCTTGAGGGTGACTCCGCAATGTGGTGGTCCCCGGAAGGCGAGTATTTGGCCTTCTTTAGGATAAATGAAACAGAAGTCCAAGAGTTTCCTATCCCTTATTTCTCGCAACACGAAGACGACTTGTACCCAGAGGTTCGCCTCATTAAGTATCCTAAAAGCGGAAGCCCCAATCCCTCTGTTAAACTGATGATCTACTCTTTGGAAAACGATAAAACAACAGCTGTTGCCGCTGGGAACGAATCCTCTTTAATTACCGAAGTTCTTTGGGTGGGGAGCTCGAAAATTCTTTGCAAGGCTACAGACCGCTGCTCAGACATTCTTTCAGTAGTTCTGGCGGACGCAAGAGTTGAAGGGAAACATGAAGTCTCAAGAATCGAGTCTTCAGAAGATAGTTGGTGGGAGATAACTCACGACACCATGCATATTCCTAAAGACGAGTCCAGGGGAAGAGAGCAAGATGGGTATATAGACTTGGTGCCACATGATGGCTATAACCATTTAGCGTACTTTTCCCCCACTAACCGGTCGaaaccttcttttttaACGCGCGGCAGTTGGGAGGTAGTGGATGGGCCTGCAGGATTTGATCAGGACACTAATGACGTTTATTTTGTTGCAACCAAGAAATCGTCAACAGAAAGACACTTGTACCGTGTGAATTTGCATAAACCATATGAACTCACAGAAATTACGGACACTTCCAAGGAGGGccttttttcagtttccTTCTCTTCAGGAATGAGATTTGCTCTGCTATCATATCTGGGCCCCGATACCCCTTACCAAAAGATACTTGATTTGAAATCAACTTCCTCTGACACACATGCGAGAGGTAACGTCGTCGGCAAAACGCTCTACTACTTAGAGGAAAACGAGGTTTTAAGAAACAGACTACACCAGTATGCTGTCCCAGAGAAGACTTTTAGGGAATTAAATCTTGGCGAGGATGAAAACGGTCAAGACATCCTAGTCAACTCATATGAAATATTACCCAATGACTTTGACCCTACTTTAAGAAACCATTAtcctgtttttttttacgCGTATGGAGGCCCCAATTCTCAGCAGGTAATAAAAGCGTTTTCCGTAGGATTTAATCAAGTTGTCGCCTCTCAACTTGACGCAATCGTTGTTGTGGTGGATGGCCGTGGAACAGGCTTCAAAGGAAAACAATTTAGATCGTTAGTGCGCGATAACCTTGGCGATTTCGAAGCAAGAGACCAGATAGCAGCTGCGAAACTGTACAGTGAGAAATCTTTTGTCGATTCAGAAAAGATTTCACTCTTTGGGTGGTCGTACGGCGGCTATCTAACTCTAAAAACGCTCGAAAAAGACGCAGGGCAGACATTCAAGTACGGCATGTCCGTTGCTCCCGTGACGGATTGGCGGCTTTACGATTCAGTTTACACCGAGAGGTACATGCACACACCCCAGGACAACATGTCTGGGTACAACAGGTCCAAGGTGCATAACGCAACCGCGCTCGGACGGAGTAGGCGGTTCCTTCTAATGCATGGCTCCGGGGATGACAACGTACACTTTCAGAACTCACTAAGGTTTTTGGACTTGCTAGACCTTGCGAATGTCGAGAATTATGACATGCATGTTTTCCCTGACTCTGATCACAGCATCCGCTACCATAATGCAAACACAATAGTTTATGATAAGCTTTTAAGTTGGGCCCGCCAGGCGTTCAATGGTGACTTTGTCACTGGCTTCTACTGA